From the genome of Alcanivorax sp.:
CAGCATGACAACTTGAGGTAGTATTTTGACAGCACAGCTGTTGAGAAAAGTTGTCCTGAGTATTTGTCGGTCAGTACAGGAACCCGTGATTCATGAGCCACATCCTGATTGTTGAAGACGAACCGGTTATTCGTGGCGCACTGCGAAAGCTGCTGGAACGTCATGACCACTCCGTGGAAGAAGCTGATTCCGTGGAGCAGGCCAGGGAGAAATCCCTCAATCAGTTTGATCTCATCATCAGCGACCTGCGCCTGCCGGGTGAACCCGGCACCAACATGATCGAAGCCGCGGGCAACACCCCGGTGCTGATCATGACCAGTTATGCCAGCCTGCGTTCCGCCGTGGATGCCATGCGCCAGGGGGCAGTGGATTACATTCCCAAGCCCTTTGATCATGACGAAATGCTGCTGGCCGTGGACCGGGTTCTCAAGGAAGGCCGGCTCAACCGCGGTAATCGCGCCCTGCGACGGGATATCGAACGCAATTACCCGGTCCGCAACATGGTGGGCGACAGTGACGTCATGCAGGACCTGCGTCATCGCATCAACCGGGTTGGCCCCACCAATACCCCGGTTCTGATCATGGGCGAAGCGGGCACCGGCAAGGAACTTACCGCCCGAGCCCTGCACGAAAACAGCGAGCGCGCTGCCGGCCCCATGGTGTCGGTGCAATGCGCCGCCGTGCCCCGTAACCTGCAGATCACAGAACTGTTCGGTGACGATGGCCAACCTGGGCGCATCGAGGAGGCGGATGGCGGCACCCTGTTTCTGGATGAAATTGGCGAGCTGGCCAGTGAGGTGCAAAGCCGCCTGCTGACCCTGCTGACCCACCACGAAATCCACCGCCAGGGATCCCTGGCCCCGCGTAAGGTCGATGTGAGAATTCTGGCCAGCAGTCAGCTGGACTTGCCTGCCCGGGTGGCAGAAGGCGCCTTCCGTCAGGATCTCTACTACCGGCTCAACGTGATGGAACTGACCCTGCCACCGCTGCGTGAGCGGGAAAATGATCTGGATCTGCTAGCCGACGCCCTGCTGATGCGCGGCAGCGAAAAACTCAATCGCCACCACCTGCATTTCACCGAATCTGCACGGCAGGCCATGCATAATTACAGTTGGCCCGGAAATGTACGGGAACTGGAAAACGTGATCGAGCGGGCCATTATCCTCACCGAAGAGGATGGCATCGGGCCTGCACAGCTGGGACTTAACCCCAACCGCACCCCGCAACGGGTGAGCCGGGCCAGCCTGGATCCCAGCGAAGATCTCTCCCTGGAGGACTATTTCACCCGTTTCGTCATGGAAAACCAGGACAGCATGACGGAAACCGAACTGGCCCAGAAGCTGGGAATCAGCCGAAAAAGCCTGTGGGAGCGCCGCCAGAGACTGGGAATCCCCCGCAAGAAAGGCGGCGCCCGGCGCTAATTCAGCCTGCCTGTGGGCTCACAGGTACCATTGACCCGCTGAACCAGCACGCTTGTCACCTTGGCCAATCAAAAAATTGCACCTATAGAGCAGAAAAAATCCCCGTCACAGGGGAGTTTGGGTAGAACCCGGTTCAAGTGTTACCTCACTACCCAGGAAAGTAACACTCTTGTTACCCGAACCAGACCTGGTTCACACCCCATTTCATCTTTCACACCTAACCTTCTGTTTTACAAGGATTTTAAGCTTTGTTGCATTGAAGGGGGTCGGCAGGCACTATGAATCCCACGCCAGCAAACAACAAAAACAACGGCGTAACGGCTCAACAATAACAACAAGAAAGAAGAAGAATAATTTTACGAGCTAATGCAGTGCTGCTTGCAGCACTAGGCAGATAACAACACAAACAATAATAACAACAGAATCAGCGCAAAATATGGGAGTCACAACTTCGGTTGTGGCTCCTTTTTACTTTTGGGCTTTCACAAACCCAATTGCCGAGTATACGTGACGATTCCCTCACCCGGCGAGAAAAAAATGCTACCATCGCCGCTTTACTGCTTCTTTATCTGAGTCCGGACATTCACGCATGCCCTGCAAGCTTCTGGAACGTATGACAGGCTGGTTCAAGAAGGGTTCCCAAAATCCCTCAATGAATTCACCCCAGATTATTCCCCGTGACCAACATCCCATCTCTCGCCAGCAGATTTCCCGTGCGGCACTCAATGTGCTCTATGGCCTGCACAAGGCCGGGTTTGAGGCTTTCCTGGTGGGCGGCTGCCTGCGGGACATTCTCAGTGGCCGGGAGCCCAAGGATTTCGACGTCTCCACCAACGCCACCCCGGAACAGGTCCATCGCCTGTTCAAACGCAGCCGTATCATTGGCCGCCGCTTTCAGATCGTCCATGTGCGTTTTGGCCGCGAGGTGATCGAAGTCTCCACCTTCCGGGCCATGAACCGGGAAGAGAATCCGGACAAGCAACAGCATCATGCCCATGAGGAAACCGGACTGGTGCTGCGGGACAACACCTGGGGCAGCATCGAAGAGGATGCCCTGCGCCGTGATTTCACCTGTAATGCGCTCTACTACAACATTGCCGACTTCACCCTGCATGATTTCACTGGCAGCCTGCAGGACATCGAGAACGAGCGCATCCATTTGATCGGCGAGCCCCAGACCCGTTACCGGGAAGATCCGGTGCGCATGCTCCGTGCTGCCCGATTCGCCGCCAAACTGGGCTTCCACATCGATCAGGCCACCGCCGACCCGATCCCCGAACTGGCGGAATTGTTGCTGCAGGTGCCCTCAGCACGGCTGTTTGACGAAGTGCTCAAGCTGTTCCTCAACGGCCATGCCCGCGCATCCTATGAGCAGCTCCAGCAATTGCACCTGTTCAAGTTTCTGTTCCCCGGCACCCAACAGGCGCTGGAAGGCGAAAGTGGCCCGGTGTGGGAAGACATGCTGCTGGCCGCCATGGACAACACCGACAAGCGCCTGGCCGTGGACAAACCCGTCACCCCCGCCTTTATCTACGCGGTGCTGCTGTGGCCAGAAATCCAGCAGCGCATGGGCGGCTATCTGTCCAGCGGCCTGCCCCCGGCCCAGGCCCTGCACAAGGCAGCCACCCGGGCACTGAACGGTCAGATCAAGCACACGGCCATTCCCCGTCGCTTCTCCACCGTCATGCGGGAGATGTGGGAACTGCAGCTGCGCCTCGACAAGCGCGGCGGCCGCCGCGCCGATGCCCTCATGGAGCACCCCCGTTTCCGGGCGGCCTATGATTTCCTGCTACTGCGCGAGCAAGCCGGGGAAATCAAACCGGGGCTCGGGGACTGGTGGACCCGCTATCAGGAAGAAGACGAACAGGGCCGGCGCCAGATGATCAGCAATCTGGGTAACCAGGGGGGTGGCAACAAGCGCCGCCGCCGTCGTCGCCCCCGCAAACCCAAGGCCGACAGCTAAGGCTCATGCAGGCCTATATCGGACTCGGTAGCAACCTGAACAATCCGGCACAGCGTCTGATCAGTGCCCTGACGGCGCTGCAGCGGCTGCCCGGCATCCGCCTGCTGCATCACTCGCGGCTTTTCAGTAGCGCCCCTGTGGGCCCCCAGGACCAGCCCGACTTCGTGAATGCGGTGGCCGCCCTTGACTGCCACTGCACGCCCCTGGAACTGCTCCACACCTTGCAGGCTCTGGAACTGGCCGCCGGACGCCAGCGCATACGTCACTGGGGCGAGCGCACCCTGGACCTGGATATCCTGCTGCTCGATGAGCGCCGTATCGACACACCTGAACTGCAAGTCCCCCACCCCCAGATGATCTACCGGGCCTTTGTACTGTTGCCACTGATGGACATTGCTCCCAATGCCCACTTGCCCGATGGCACCGCACTGAGTAGCTTTCTTGAAAAGGTAACGGATCAGCAACTGTCGCCACTGACGGAACTGGATTGTAATGCCCTCATCGAATGACAAGACGCTCACCGAGCGTCTGGAACAGCGCCGCCAGGCCGGCACCCTGCCCCGCTTCATCGCCGTGGAGGGCCCCATCGGCGCCGGCAAGACCAGCCTGGCCCGCCGCCTGGCCATGACCTTTGGTTACGATCTGCTGCTGGAGCAGGCGGAAGAAAACCCCTTCCTGACCCGTTTTTACCAGGACCCCGCTCGCTACGCCCTGCAGACCGAGCTTTTCTTCCTGTTCCAGCGTGCCGACCAGCTCCGCCAGATTCAGCAACAGGATCTGTTTGCCGGGCCCCGTATCGCCGATTTCCTGATCGACAAGAACCGACTGTTTGCCCAGGTGACCCTGGATGACGACGAGTTCGAACTGTATCGCAACGTGGATGACCACCTGACCCTGGATGCGCCGCAACCGGATCTGGTGATCTACCTGCAGGCCCCGCCCCAGGTCCTTCGACAGCGCATCACCCGGCGCGGCAATGATTTCGAGCAGCGCATTGAGGGTGACTATCTTGACCGGCTCAGCAACGCGTACACCGAGTTCTTCCATTTTTATGACCGTGCCCCCCTGCTGATCGTCAATGCGGCAGAGATTGATCTGGTCAGCCACGACCGCGACTATCAACAACTGGTCAGCGAGCTGCTGGACATCCGCTCCGGGCGACACTATTTTAACCCCCGGCCGCTGGTCGACTGAGTTGAAAGTTCAAAGTTGAAAGTTCAAAAGCGCGGAATAGCACGTTGCCTCACTGATAACGTCCTGGCCGCGGGACTTTTGACACCCTCGCGGGCACAGCCTGTACGCAGCGAAGGACTGGCCCGCGTTTCAACTTTAAACTTTCAACTTTCAACTGAATTTCCCTGGGAGGTTTCCCGTGTCCGTAACCATTCGCACCCTGCAGAAGCGCAAACAGGACGGTGAAAAGTTCTCCGTTCTGACCGCCTACGACGCCTGTTTCGCCCAGCTGATTTCCAGTGCAGGCGTGGACGCCATTCTGGTGGGCGACTCTCTGGGTAACGTGATCCAGGGACAATCCAGCACCGTACCGGTGACGCTGGAGCAGATGGCCTACCACACCGAATGCGTGGCCCGCGGCAATCAAGGCAGCCTGGTCATGGCCGATGTGCCCTTCATGGGCGCCGCCACCGTGGAGCGCGCACTGGAAAGCGCCACCGCCCTGATGCAGGCCGGCGCCAACATGGTCAAGCTGGAGGGCAGCGCCTGGCTGGCAGAGAGCATCGAACTGCTCAATCGCAACGGCATTCCGGTGTGCGCCCACATGGGCCTGACCCCGCAGGCGGTGAACGCCCTGGGCGGCTATCGGGTACAGGGCAAGGATGACGACAGCGCCAATGAAATGCTGGAAGCCGCCCGCACCCTGGAACAGGCGGGCGCCGCCATGCTACTGCTGGAATGTGTACCCCGCGAACTGAGCACCCGCATTACCCAGGCCGTGAACATCCCGGTGATTGGTATCGGCGCGGCTCCGGAATGTGACGGCCAGGTCCTGGTGATGCACGACATGCTCGGCATTAGCCCCGGCAAACCCGCCCGTTTCGTGAAGAACTTCATGGCCGACGCCAGCGATATTCCGTCCGCGTTCAAGGCGTATCATGAAGCGGTACTCGCCGGCACCTTCCCGGCAGACGAGCATTGCTTTTAAACCCAGTTGAAAGTTAAAAGTTTAAAGTTGAAAAGCGCGGGCCGGGTTTTGCGGAACAGCCCCTCTCTGCCCGCGCTCAAACGTTTCTGCGCGGGGCACACTTTCGAGGCCACCCTCCGGCCATGGATTCGCGTTTAAACTTTCAACTTTGAACTTTAAACTAGCCCCTCCCCAATCCTGAGGTCTCCCCCCATGCAAACAGCCCATACCGTCTCCCAAGTTCGCGAAGTGGTTCGTGGCTGGCATCGCGAAGGCTTGAACGTGGGCTTTGTGCCCACCATGGGCAATCTGCACAGCGGCCATATCAGCCTGGTGCGCGAGGCCATGGCCCGCTGCGACAAGGTGGTGGTCTCCATTTTCGTCAACCCGACCCAGTTCGGCCCCAACGAAGACTTTGACCGCTACCCTCGCACCCTGGACGCCGACGCCGCCCAGCTGGTGGAAGTGGGGGCCGATCTGCTGTTTGCGCCGTCTGTGGATGAGATGTATCCGCTGGGCCAGAACCAGACCTGGGTAGACGTAGACAGCCTGGGGGACTATCTGTGCGGCGCCAGCCGTGAGGGCCATTTTCGTGGTGTCACCACGGTGGTGTCCAAGCTGTTCAACATCGTCCAGCCGGACGTTGCCGTGTTCGGCGAGAAGGATTTCCAGCAGCTGGCGATCCTGCGTCGCATGTGCGAAGAGCAGCTGTTTCCGGTAAAGATCGTCGGCGCCCCCACCAGCCGGGAGGAGGACGGCCTGGCAAAAAGCTCAAGAAACGGCTTTCTCAGCGAGAGTGAGCGCAAACTTGCCCCGAAAATTTACGCCACACTTACCGCCCTGCGTGACGATATCGAGCAGGGTGAACGGGATTTCCGCGCCCTTGAACAACGTTACACAGACACCCTCAACGGGACCGGTTTTCAGGTGGATTACCTGACTATTGCCAACGCCAGAAGCCTGGCGCCAGCGGCCAAAAACGACACCGAACTGGTGATTGCCGTAGCCGCCAAACTGGGGCAAACGCGATTGATAGACAATGTCTCACTGGCCGTTGTAGACAACTCTTGATTCGTGCATACTTCGGGCCCCTTAGCGCCTGCTTGGTTGTAACGTCCTGTAATTGCAGGCTTTGGGTAGTGTGAGAGGTAACCAACATGCAGTGCACCATGCTGAAAGCGAAACTCCATCAGGCTCGTGTCACCCACGCGGAACTCGAGTACGAAGGCTCTTGTGCCATCGATGGTGATCTGATGGACATGGCGGGTATCCTGGAGTACGAACAGATCCAGATCTACAACATCGACAACGGCGAGCGTTTCGAAACCTACGCGATCCGTGGCGAAGCAGGATCCAAGATCATTTCTGTCAATGGTGCAGCGGCACACAAGGCTCAGCCCGGTCACCGAGTGATCATCTGCGCCTACGCAAGCTACTCCAGCGCCGAACTGGTCAACTTCAAGCCCAGCCTGATCTACATGGATGAAGGCAATGCCGTCAAAGGCACCAGCAACGCGATTCCGGTTCAGGTCGCCTGATCCCGATTCCGTTCAAAAGGATTATTTAAAACGCCGGCTTTTGCCGGCGTTTTTTTATGCCGCGTTGCGGCTGCAGCACGCTTCATGCACCACGCAACACGCCAGGCAAAACTCGCTTCTGGAATCCTTACCTCGCCAAGGCTCGGATCGCCTGCAGGCAAGTTATTCGCTTCGCTCACCCTCCGGGCCGCACTGCGTGCGTTACTCCGCTACGCTCCGTTCCTACAGCGGCTCCGCACCTCCCGCGTCGGCCTTTCGCGTCCACCGCCATCACAGGGCGCCCCTTCCCCATCCGCGCAGCTATTAACTGTTAACTATTCACTATTAACTGCTCTTCAACTTGGCCATCAGTCGACGCTTTGTTTACTCTTGGGACAGGCCATTTCTTCCCGCCCATCCCCTACGACCATGGTGGAATAGGCGAGGCGAGAGATACTCACAATAATGAAGGAAAAACAGGGAGCCAGACGGGCTCCCAGAGGCAGTATTCCAAGGAGGCCCTTGATGTCCAAGCCCATCGTTCACCCCGTTCCCGAAAGCTTCAAGTCGCACGCCCTGCTGGACCGCGAGACCTACGATCGTCTTTATGCACAGTCCATCAACGACCCGGACACCTTCTGGTCCGAGCGCGCCAACGAATTTCTGGACTGGAAAACACCATGGGACACCGTCAGCGACTGGGACTTTAAAGAAGGCCGCGCCGCCTGGTTCAAAGGCGCCACCCTGAACGTCTGCTACAACTGCGTGGATCGCCACCTACCAGAGCGTGCCAACCAGACCGCCATCATCTGGGAAGGCGACGAGCCGGATCAGGACAAGCACATCAGCTATCAGGAACTGTTCGAGGAAGTCAGCAAGTTCGGCAACGTGCTCAAGAATCGCGGCGTCAAGAAAGGGGATCGCGTGGTGATCTACATGCCGATGATCCCGGAAGCGGCCTACGCCATGCTGGCCTGCGCCCGCATTGGCGCCATTCATTCCGTGGTGTTTGGCGGCTTCTCCCCCGAAGCACTCAAGGACCGCATCAATGATGCCGGCGCCTGCGCCGTGATCACCGCCGATGAAGGGGTGCGCGGCGGCAAGACCGTGCCGCTCAAGGTCAATGCGGACAAGGCCATGGACGGTATCGACAGCGTCCACACCTGCGTGACCGTCCAACGAACCGGTGGCGATGTGGCCTGGCAGGAAGCGCGGGATGTCTGGTACCACGATGCCATCGCCAATGCCTCCAGCGATTGTGAACCGGAATGGGTAGACGCCGAAGACCCGCTTTTCACCCTTTATACCTCCGGCTCCACCGGCAAGCCCAAGGGCGTGGTTCACACCTCTGCCGGCTACCTGCTCAGCGCCGCGCTGACCCACAAATACGTGTTCGACTACCACGAGGGGGACATCTACTGGTGTACCGCGGATGTGGGCTGGATCACCGGGCACAGCTATATTGTCTACGGCCCGCTGGCCAACGGCGCCACCACCCTGATGTTCGAAGGGGTACCGACTTATCCGGATGCCTCACGCTGTTGGCAAGTGGTCGACAAGCACAAGGTGAATATCTTCTACACCGCCCCCACTGCCATCCGTGCCCTCATGGGGGTAGGCGATGAACCGGTGACCCGGACTTCTCGCAGCTCGCTCAAACTGCTGGGCACCGTTGGCGAGCCGATCAACCCGGAAGCCTGGGAGTGGTATTACAAGGTAGTGGGTGAATCCCGCTGCCCGATCGTGGATACCTGGTGGCAGACCGAAACCGGCGCCATCATGATCGCCCCGCTACCCGGCGCCGTGGACCTGAAACCTGGTTCAGCCACCCTGCCCATGTTCGGTGTAAAGCCCGTTCTGATGGACCCGGACGGCAACGAACTGGAAGGCGCCACCTCCGGCAACCTGGCCATCAAGTCCAGCTGGCCCAGCCAGATCCGCACGGTCTACGGTGATCACCAGCGCATGATCGACACCTACTTCAGTGCCTACAAGGGCTATTACTTCACCGGTGACGGCGCCCGTCGTGATGAAGATGGCTACTTCTGGATCACCGGCCGGGTGGACGACGTGCTGAACGTATCCGGCCATCGCCTGGGCACCGCCGAGATCGAATCCGCGTTGGTGCTGCACCCGAGTATCTCTGAAGCCGCCGTGGTGGGTTACCAGCATGACGTGAAGGGCCAGGGTGTGTACGCCTATGTGTCCCTGATGGCCGGCAAGGAGGGCAGCGACGAGCTGGTGAAGGAACTGCGCGATCTGGTGACCCAGGAAATCGGTCCTATCGCCAAACCGGACCTGATCCACTTCGCCCCCGGCCTGCCCAAGACCCGCTCCGGGAAGATCATGCGTCGCATCCTGCGCAAGATCGCCGCCAACGAACTGGACTCCCTGGGCGACACCTCCACCCTGGCCGATCCCGGTGTGGTGGATCAGCTGATCGATACGCGCCTCAACAAGTAACCTTCAGCAGCCAGACAAAAACGGCGGCCCAAAAGGCCGCCGTTTTTTTGTGCCGCTTCGCGGCTGCAGCACGCTTCACGCAACATGCAACACGCCAAAAGCAAACCTGTCGGGTTGCAGGTCTGCTGTAGGAGCCTGCCAGCAGGCGATCCGAGCCTGAGCGAGGTAAGGATTCCAGAGACGGGTTTCGAGTCACGGGTTTCGAAAATCAAAAGCCCAGTACTGATCAGAGGCCCTGGTTTTGAGGTTTTCGCAACTTGTCACTTGTGACTAGCGTCTTTATCTCGCCTTGGCTCTAATCGCCTGCAGGCATACCCTGACGAGCACAGAGGGCTCCTACAGTGCGGGCCGCACTCCGAGCTTAACTCCGCTACGCTCCGTTCCTGCAGCAGCTTCGAGTCCATCCTTACCGGGCCGACTTGCGCTTTCTCGCACCAAAGACCACGTCAATCTCTGACAAATACAGTCCCTCCTCTCCGACAGACATATTTTTGTCATAAGGCATCCTTGCGCACGCAAACAACATTGTGAAAACCAAGGAGAAAACATGAAAAAGCTGTGCATGCTTGCCGCCGTTTCCGGCACCCTGTTCCTGACTGGTTGCCAGACCCCCTACTCCCCCGGGATGATCTACAGCGACATGGCGGCGCCAGTAGACGTGCGCGACAACACCGTTGCCTGCACCAAGGAAGGCTCCGCCACCATGCAGAACTACCTGGGCTTCCTGGCCACCGGTGACGCCTCCACCGCTGCTGCCAAGCAGGATGCTGGCATCACCAAGGTAGGCACCGTGGACGTAAAGTTCATGAATATCCTGGGCCTGTACGGCAAGACCACCACCTCTGTCTGCGGCGAATAGCTGACTCCTATCGAGGCAGGGCACTCACGCCCTGCTTTCTCCCTTCGCTTACACGCTCACTCCCGCAGTCCCGCACCCGCTTTTACCTTTCTCAAGTTTGATTCGCGGTGCGTGTTGAAGCCGCACAGCGGCCCCCCAAAAGGGTTCATCGCGGATTTCCGGGAAAGACCCACCTTCCCGTAGGAGCGTCGCTGGCGGCGCGATTTCAGACCAGGATCAAAAAACGTTTTCACCACAGGGGTCACTGAAACCTCGGATCGGGAGCCGTTGCCAGAACCTTCGTTCAGCAAGCTGAATCTCCCACCAGACACCGGTTTCGCCCGGGCGAAGTAAAGCGCTGATATCGCGCCGTCACCGAGCGCAGCGAAGGAACGCCTGACAAGGCGGCCCCGCAGGGGTGAGCGGAGCGAATAATCGACGTCCCTACGGGAAGGCCTTGTAACAGCAACTTCCCGCTAACCCGCGATGAACCAAAAAAAGGCCGGCATAAGCCGGCCTCTTTTAATTAATCCGTACCAGACGATCTCTATAAGCATCTGGAACTTGATCAATCATCAAGACTGTCAACTCGTCAGCATCCTCGGCCTCACCCCGCTCGGTTTTTTCCTGAGCTGCTCCATCTGACTCTACTGCTGCATCATTCGCAGGCTGGATTGTTTCGGAAAGCGCCACCTGAACATGGTCTTCAAGCTTCCACATCGCGCCCGTTGCAGGGTCGATAATCAGGAATCCAAGGATCCCACCAAAAAGCAGATTCCCAATATACCAGCCATCCATTCCGGCCTTGAGCGGCAGAGTGACTGACTCATATCCCGGTTTTTCAAACGTCACCAGATAACTAGCTTTTGAAAAAAAGCCATTCTCTGCAGACAATGAAATGGTTGCCGGGGTCACTCCAGCCATCACATCATAGCCCCTCTTCGCATTCTTGATTTTGTACCGAACCCCTTCCGGCGAAGCATTGATCGTAACCGGATAACTAGAATCTGAGACAATAGAAGCGCAACCTGAAAAAAACAGACTCCCCAGAATCAGAACGCCCCCAACTACCCTTTTCATATTTTCTCCATTTTTTAAATCACGAAAACGCCAGAAATGGCAGCCGGGCAGTTTAGCTCAAAGGGCAATTTGTTGCATTTATGTGAACACAAAGAGGCTCCGGATTGATCAACAGAAACAGCACGG
Proteins encoded in this window:
- the panD gene encoding aspartate 1-decarboxylase, producing MQCTMLKAKLHQARVTHAELEYEGSCAIDGDLMDMAGILEYEQIQIYNIDNGERFETYAIRGEAGSKIISVNGAAAHKAQPGHRVIICAYASYSSAELVNFKPSLIYMDEGNAVKGTSNAIPVQVA
- a CDS encoding sigma-54 dependent transcriptional regulator; this translates as MSHILIVEDEPVIRGALRKLLERHDHSVEEADSVEQAREKSLNQFDLIISDLRLPGEPGTNMIEAAGNTPVLIMTSYASLRSAVDAMRQGAVDYIPKPFDHDEMLLAVDRVLKEGRLNRGNRALRRDIERNYPVRNMVGDSDVMQDLRHRINRVGPTNTPVLIMGEAGTGKELTARALHENSERAAGPMVSVQCAAVPRNLQITELFGDDGQPGRIEEADGGTLFLDEIGELASEVQSRLLTLLTHHEIHRQGSLAPRKVDVRILASSQLDLPARVAEGAFRQDLYYRLNVMELTLPPLRERENDLDLLADALLMRGSEKLNRHHLHFTESARQAMHNYSWPGNVRELENVIERAIILTEEDGIGPAQLGLNPNRTPQRVSRASLDPSEDLSLEDYFTRFVMENQDSMTETELAQKLGISRKSLWERRQRLGIPRKKGGARR
- the panC gene encoding pantoate--beta-alanine ligase; the encoded protein is MQTAHTVSQVREVVRGWHREGLNVGFVPTMGNLHSGHISLVREAMARCDKVVVSIFVNPTQFGPNEDFDRYPRTLDADAAQLVEVGADLLFAPSVDEMYPLGQNQTWVDVDSLGDYLCGASREGHFRGVTTVVSKLFNIVQPDVAVFGEKDFQQLAILRRMCEEQLFPVKIVGAPTSREEDGLAKSSRNGFLSESERKLAPKIYATLTALRDDIEQGERDFRALEQRYTDTLNGTGFQVDYLTIANARSLAPAAKNDTELVIAVAAKLGQTRLIDNVSLAVVDNS
- the pcnB gene encoding polynucleotide adenylyltransferase PcnB encodes the protein MNSPQIIPRDQHPISRQQISRAALNVLYGLHKAGFEAFLVGGCLRDILSGREPKDFDVSTNATPEQVHRLFKRSRIIGRRFQIVHVRFGREVIEVSTFRAMNREENPDKQQHHAHEETGLVLRDNTWGSIEEDALRRDFTCNALYYNIADFTLHDFTGSLQDIENERIHLIGEPQTRYREDPVRMLRAARFAAKLGFHIDQATADPIPELAELLLQVPSARLFDEVLKLFLNGHARASYEQLQQLHLFKFLFPGTQQALEGESGPVWEDMLLAAMDNTDKRLAVDKPVTPAFIYAVLLWPEIQQRMGGYLSSGLPPAQALHKAATRALNGQIKHTAIPRRFSTVMREMWELQLRLDKRGGRRADALMEHPRFRAAYDFLLLREQAGEIKPGLGDWWTRYQEEDEQGRRQMISNLGNQGGGNKRRRRRRPRKPKADS
- the panB gene encoding 3-methyl-2-oxobutanoate hydroxymethyltransferase gives rise to the protein MSVTIRTLQKRKQDGEKFSVLTAYDACFAQLISSAGVDAILVGDSLGNVIQGQSSTVPVTLEQMAYHTECVARGNQGSLVMADVPFMGAATVERALESATALMQAGANMVKLEGSAWLAESIELLNRNGIPVCAHMGLTPQAVNALGGYRVQGKDDDSANEMLEAARTLEQAGAAMLLLECVPRELSTRITQAVNIPVIGIGAAPECDGQVLVMHDMLGISPGKPARFVKNFMADASDIPSAFKAYHEAVLAGTFPADEHCF
- the folK gene encoding 2-amino-4-hydroxy-6-hydroxymethyldihydropteridine diphosphokinase — its product is MQAYIGLGSNLNNPAQRLISALTALQRLPGIRLLHHSRLFSSAPVGPQDQPDFVNAVAALDCHCTPLELLHTLQALELAAGRQRIRHWGERTLDLDILLLDERRIDTPELQVPHPQMIYRAFVLLPLMDIAPNAHLPDGTALSSFLEKVTDQQLSPLTELDCNALIE
- a CDS encoding deoxynucleoside kinase, which gives rise to MPSSNDKTLTERLEQRRQAGTLPRFIAVEGPIGAGKTSLARRLAMTFGYDLLLEQAEENPFLTRFYQDPARYALQTELFFLFQRADQLRQIQQQDLFAGPRIADFLIDKNRLFAQVTLDDDEFELYRNVDDHLTLDAPQPDLVIYLQAPPQVLRQRITRRGNDFEQRIEGDYLDRLSNAYTEFFHFYDRAPLLIVNAAEIDLVSHDRDYQQLVSELLDIRSGRHYFNPRPLVD
- a CDS encoding TRL-like family protein; its protein translation is MKKLCMLAAVSGTLFLTGCQTPYSPGMIYSDMAAPVDVRDNTVACTKEGSATMQNYLGFLATGDASTAAAKQDAGITKVGTVDVKFMNILGLYGKTTTSVCGE
- the acs gene encoding acetate--CoA ligase, whose product is MSKPIVHPVPESFKSHALLDRETYDRLYAQSINDPDTFWSERANEFLDWKTPWDTVSDWDFKEGRAAWFKGATLNVCYNCVDRHLPERANQTAIIWEGDEPDQDKHISYQELFEEVSKFGNVLKNRGVKKGDRVVIYMPMIPEAAYAMLACARIGAIHSVVFGGFSPEALKDRINDAGACAVITADEGVRGGKTVPLKVNADKAMDGIDSVHTCVTVQRTGGDVAWQEARDVWYHDAIANASSDCEPEWVDAEDPLFTLYTSGSTGKPKGVVHTSAGYLLSAALTHKYVFDYHEGDIYWCTADVGWITGHSYIVYGPLANGATTLMFEGVPTYPDASRCWQVVDKHKVNIFYTAPTAIRALMGVGDEPVTRTSRSSLKLLGTVGEPINPEAWEWYYKVVGESRCPIVDTWWQTETGAIMIAPLPGAVDLKPGSATLPMFGVKPVLMDPDGNELEGATSGNLAIKSSWPSQIRTVYGDHQRMIDTYFSAYKGYYFTGDGARRDEDGYFWITGRVDDVLNVSGHRLGTAEIESALVLHPSISEAAVVGYQHDVKGQGVYAYVSLMAGKEGSDELVKELRDLVTQEIGPIAKPDLIHFAPGLPKTRSGKIMRRILRKIAANELDSLGDTSTLADPGVVDQLIDTRLNK